TCTTTTGAAAGAAAGATCAGTGAGATTCAAGAGGTTTCATCTTGGCTTGGGTTTGCTATGAGACATacatgggttttttttggttttttaaagattttatttttttcctttttctccccaaagcccccccggtacatagttgtatactctttgttgtgggtccttctagttgtggcatgtgggacgctgcctcagcgtggtttgatgagcagtgccatgtccgcacccaggattcgaacaaaggaaacactgggccgcctgcagcggagtgcgcgaacttaaccactcggccacggggccagccccgagacatacgtgtttttaaatgtatacaattgcTGCAGCCCCTCTGGAAAttttaaagtgctttataaacaaTCTTAGGTAGGGAAGAGTCCATTTACCAAATCCACATTAAAATGAGGATTTGGCTTCTGGTATGATTTTGTTGTTTCAGTGtgaagatcattttttaaaatggctgcCTTTGGCTTTGCTTTAATTGCTACAGATGTGTGACACATTTGTTGGGGGGAATgtcaaaaaaagtattttctcagATATGGTTAGGTCTGCATTGTTAATCCTGTTTGGGGTTTGTACAACTTAAAAGATGCTCAGTTTACGATTAATTAGATTTCGGTGCTCTGAATTATGAGGCCCTGAATAtcattgtttaaatatttgatctttaatcatttggatatattttagaatattccAGGGATGTATGTCAGTGTGTTTGTTGCTTTGTGATAATTTTGCAGTAGATTTTATTTGGGACTCTTAATCAGGTGGAAGATgattaaaatgtctttcaaagCTTTGTTTCCAGTGtgagagatcttttaaaaaaatgatttggaGACAAAAGCGAATAGTTATGATTTGAAACAAAGTGCATGGAGTGAATAAGACCTGGGGTCTAGTTtacattaaaacatatttattaacaaATACTTTAGTCCAATGTTGGTCCTAAAGTAGGGGCTCAGAGAATATGTGCAACTTGATTGATCCGACAAGTAAATACCTGCTTTATGAAACTCCAGTGTTAACAATGTTAAGGATTTAGATGTGGATATTGAAGACCActgtgaagttttaaaaatgctatcAACTTACTGTATTCTAGCTGtactttaatttctaaattgaTTTAAAGTAAACAGTATGGGTCTGAAGTCTGTCTAAAACAGGAGAAAGGTAAGTAATTACTGTTTGTAGTGGGCTGACTTGGAGGAGTAAATGCTTTGATTGGAAGTCAAATAGCTATCGGGATGACAGGTCTTATTACGTTCTCATAGTATGTACCTTTTTTGGAATGTAGAGAAAGTGCTTATTATGCAAAAGTTATCAGCTGAGGCTGATATTTTTGGGGAGAGAGTGAAAGGAGTTAAAATATCTGATTCCGATGTAAAATAATGGATTTGGGCAACTCTGATCCCTTAACCTGATATAACTTTTCTGTGTAATAAATTTATGTGTGTAACTGttcagaaattaaaagcaaatatttcagaTGTGTTCCTAAGATATATTACTGGATATTTCTTTAGGACAAATCCagacttttcttcccttttcttactTACAAACAAATCCAGTTTTTCTTGAAAAACTGTGTTCTGGCCACCTAGACAAGTTTGTGTAGGTCTAGCAAACAGGGCAGTAGACTTCGGTATTTTTGGGTAGTTAAATGACTTTTACTGACAAGCATGTTATGAAGGTTAGTTATAGAAATGAAAGGTGCTAGTGTAATAGTATAGTTTCATTTGAAAACCACAGTACATAAAATAGAGCCTGTTTTAAATGGGCTCTCTGTGTGTATAGGTGTGTGGGTAGAGTTTTCTGCGTTTGgggaatatttatatataaagaatacagACCTATCTTCTTGCTATTGCTCAATTATGGTCCATATCTTAGAGAGTTAATATCTATAATATGGTAGAACCATGGTTACTTTAAGAAACCTAATTCCATTGTGTCAGGGATATTTCATTGCTTTTCCCTGTCAGAGAAAGTAAatgcagcttaaaaaaaaaaagagttgtgtTTATTGGTATACTGAGATAATAGATGCTCGCATATGCCATTTAGATGCTGTGTTGGGGAATGTTTTAGGTATGCTATGGATAGGCAGATGGGGATTTTTAAGTACATAAACTGTAAATCAGTCTGTTCAGTCAGATCTTTTAACTTAtatgggagaaggaagaggaacaaTACTAGAtttttacatacagaaaaaatGTCAGCCTTTTAACCTTGTCTTTTTGGCTAGTTAACAGCTTGTGGGTAGGTGCAACCCTGGATTAGTATTACTTGGGTGCTTCAGGATATGAAAGTATTGACCAGAAGGAAATATACCAGAAAATGGCAGAAAGATGTAGGGAATAAAGTAATTGATTGAAAGTAATTGattgaaaaacaggcaaaaggagCAAATTATCAATAATTTGAGGAAGAGGTCTTAGAAATGAGGTTCTGTGTTCTTGAAAGCAGTGGCAAAAGTAGAGGACTTGTTTGTACCATTCTCATTCCAGAAAGGATTAGAGACAAAGTAGATGGGTTACTTATCTTGGTAATAAGGGTTTTAGATCAAGGTGAAtggaaggggagaatggggagaacCTGGTTTTCTTACTGCAAAGTTTTTCTCTTAACTTGAGCTGTGGGCTTGCTGCCATTTTCCAGGGGGGTGCTTCATTCATTTCCTGGTTGAATAATATATACTTGGGCAGCTCAGTGGGAGACTGCATGATCTTTTCAATTCCTGTCTCTAATGTTGATATCAGGTAAGCATTTTCAATAATATTTGTCAAGTCATTCCATTCAATTTCCTGTATCCAAATGAAAGAGATCCTGCCTCAATACTAGTCTGTACCTATAAGCTTTTAAGCTTTTAGTATGTAATAGGTCTTAATATCAGTGTTACTATatgtattaattaatattttatgttaaagcTCTAATCTAGACTAAAACTTGTACTACATTTTTTTTAGGACAGCCAGTAGAGGGGACTTCATGTTTTCTGCGGATCGTTTGGTAGGTAGaggctttccattttcttttcgtTGTTGTTCCTAGTGATATAGGCATAGTAAGCCAAGGGCAATTTTTGTTTGAGAGCATTCTGCGGGTGAGAGAGATCATGCCAGGTAACCATCATCTTGCCAGATTTGTAAAGTGTTGTTTCTACTGTTGCTTTAAAGCTTTGCCTCAATCCCTTTCACCTCAGAGCATTGCCCATGAACACATTCTCTGTAGTTCTGAAGTACCACTACCTCTCAAATGGATCTTGGTAACTTGATCCTGAGCAACCCTTAAATGCCTCATCTTAGGGCAGTGAAGTGaagtacattaaaagaaaaccaaacacataAGGAGACGTAGTAGTTACCCTTGTGGTATACATATAATGCACAAAAACGAATACTCTCTTGTGGTTTacgtggtgggggggtgggtatttattttgcttcttccGTTCTGTATTATTCTTACATGTGAAATGCTAAGTTGGACTCTCTATGCTTTCCTCAGGGACTTTCTGTTAAGGATTGACCAAGCCCAGTTCTGTTTAGCTAGTGTGATCTGAGAGGATCTCAGGCCAAATTGGATTGTCTTCAGGGTAGGCACTGTGTATCCTTCTTGTGTTTATATCTAAGTGTGTTCAGTGCTTGGAATGAGGTTGATACATTTTCTGCTGTCGTtattaatattcattcattcacgaaatatatatatattgaactTACgtgagtcaggcactgtgctacgcTTTGTTGCGGGGGGAGGAGATAACAGCGGTAAAGAATATAGACATGATCCTGATCTTGGGGAGTTTGCCATCTAAATATTCTAGTCAGTAATTagtttgggaaagaaagaaaagtggctTATTAACCTCATGGATCTAATCAGAGAGCACAAGATAGATTATTAAAGGGAATGTGAGGAGGGAAAAAGGCATGAAACTTTTCATTTAGATATTCCCTGGGGAAAATCTTTATTCCAGAAGAGCGTAGACAACTCTTGTTCTACTTTTGGCTTTAAGTATTCTTGGTTCAGAGGCTACTTCTATTTACAATTATTTGAGCTTCCAGGGGCAGTAATAACCCTTGGATTGCATCGAGAGAAATGTAGTTGACATTCCTGGAGTGATAGGTCCTTTTGTCTTTATACCTTTACCAAACCAAAGGGATAGATTCAAGGAGGAAGGAACTTGTGTTAATGGCTTTTGTGGGGAAAACAGAGGTCTTGGTGTTCACTGGTAGAAGatggttcctttttctttcttttgctttccttgtGCCCTTTTTCTATAGAAAGGAGGAGTTAAGTTCATGGTAATTGTAAAATGCTTGTCTGAAAGGGCAGGCATTATATCTTAGTCAAATGAGAGATAATAAGGACCCGGGGCATAATTCCCCTGAGAGGCTGGTAATTTGGACCTCTCTGTTCTATGCACTTGGCTTTGAAGGTCCTGATATTGGAGGGGAGGTGTTTGTGGAGGGTCTGTTGTCGTTGTGGTAGGGACTGGAGTCATTTAGGTTTCTAGTGTTGAGGATGTCTAGTACACTGTCTCTTCTAACACAAGGGTCCCATTAAAGTTGACATTAATTCTCTCCTGAATTTGTCAGGATTGGCtaacaaattttatgttttagacaCTCTTCTGGTTTTATGTTCTCCTATAAAGTTTGGACACACTAAATTTCTGTCCCACAGTTGCAGGAGATGGGCAGGAGGTAAGACTCTTTAGAGGAATGTTACTAGGAGGAGGTCTAGGCTCTTCAAAGAAAAGAATCCTCTTCTTCCCCTGCAATTTGCTGATAAGAAACATTAGTTTCCACAGAAGGTGGTCGCTAGAGGTGTGTACCCATACACAGTATTCGAGGTTCCTGGACCCTCTGGTGGTACAGGCTACAAAATGCTGGCCCATTTAGCATTGATCATTTTAATGGTAGCAGGATGTTGTGTGGTGATAACAGAGCATGCGGCCTGGCATTTCTCCCTGCTGTTCTTTGTTCTCAATCAATAATGTAATATTGATTGGAGAAAATGTGCATTGCAGACTCAGTGCTGCCTTAATTGTATTTAGCTCTGGGTGCTCATAAGAATACCGGTAATATCTGGTTTTTGGAGTCTGTTTCTAGTAGTTCTGACAGATTCTTTTCCTCTGTACCACATATTAAGATAGTTAGgagccttcctttttttttttgtagctggGAACCTCAGTGCATTCAACTGGATCCTACTTCAAGCTCAGTAAATTGGTTCAGCCCCATAcactcatttattttctcctaagaaGTTCCAGGATTTATTTGCGTTATGGTGGGCGTTTGTTAAAAAGAATCCAACTTGACAGTTTCAGAGAAGTTCCCAGTGGGTACTATTTCCAGAGTAACCAGAAGTGTATTACTTCCAAGTGTGCCTGCCGTGACTCTTGTCACTGTAGTTTTGCATCTCTCATAATATAGCCCGGACTGACTAAATAAGAAGCAGAAGGCATACTTGAGCCTTTTGGTGGGAATCACGTGCCTAACCAAGGTTGGATACCTGGCAGCAAGCAGCCTCACATTTCTTACTTCCATAAGCTAAATCCTTGCCTAGTGTGCTACTGACTTTTTGCCTAGTGGTCAGCTCCTGAGGCTAGCAGCTAACAGGATTCTTAGCAGGTTCTTAACTTATTCTTCCTTTGACTCTCTAGATCAGACTTGTTGTGGAAGAAGGATTGAATCAACTGCCATATAAAGAATGCATGGTGACCACTCCAACAGGTAACCAGGACTGTTTCTCTCATATTCTCCTCATAAAAATTCTGAGATAGAATtgggggaaaatggaaagaaagtggTCTAAGTCAGTATGCAAAATGAGGAGTCTAGATGGAGCTGTTCTTTTAAACAACTTAAACTTGGAAATGTTTAGTAGAGAAATACATCTGGATGACTTTTTGTTAATGGCTTGCTTGTCAATTCAACTTAAAGGTTAATAAATATTCCTCAGCATGCATGTGTTGCCTTTGATGATGGCACATTGGGACCAGAGTTAAGAATTGCTGGCAGCTTATCTTCACCTCTGGGCAAGCTGCTGGTGTTAACAAATGAGTGGGCTGGTTTGGCATTGAAACTTCCAGGTAAAAGGatgagaagtaaaaaaaaaaaaataaactaaaaacgATGAGAGTTAGAGAAGGTGCTTTGTTCTACTCTAATAGAAAGCAGCCAAAGATTCCTATTTCACGGTTTTGAAATTCTGATTTGGTTCTTTAGTAAATAATGGAAGCTGTTCAGTGAAAGGTTGACATTATGAAAATTGGGGGCTGAACTTACTGCATCATAATTGATACAAATTCAGGATGAGACCAAGGGTTGACCGTGTTCTGGTAACTACTTCAGCCTCTCCTGCTTTTTTAGAGCAGAATGGAGGCTCATGAAAAGGGAGGGAGCGAGAAGGCTCTCTGCTGCGGTTCACAGTGGGATCCCAGTTTGAATTGATGGTGTTTATAGCATTGTTGGAGTGCAGTGATTCTCCTCTAAATTCAATTTGAGGAACGGGTATATGAATATCATGCTATTGTAAGTCCTATTTCCTCTCGATGAAGTCCACCTCCCAGTTATTCCCACAGGTTTCTTATGAAGAATTAAGAAATAACTGAACAGTCATGACCCTTCTCATTATTTGCACAGGGAACCTAAGATGTTATACAGTGTGTCTGGACAAGGGTTGCTGTATACTCATCTGCTTTAAACCATAGGCACTTTATAAAATAAGTGGGTTTCTCCAATGATGAAAGATAAATTCTTTGGTTTTATTCCCCAACAGGGTACAAGTATGACGGAGTAAAATTTGAGAAGGGAAATTGTGGGGTCAGCATAATGAGAAGTGGTAGGTTTGCATATGTGTGATTTTGTCTCTTTGCGTGCGTAGAAACACTGTTTTCCAGGAGAGAGGCGGGCTTGTCTGTCATAATTGCAGCCTGCCTTAGCTTAAATCTCACCACCCGCATTGTCTATCTTCATGGTGCCTCAGAATCATGGCCTGTGTTTTGGTGAGTTTGGCTAATTTTAACTACAAAGCATCTTCCCTAGTGGCCTGCCCCCATGGGCAAGTCAGCTCTCAAAGAGATttaagggagggtgggaggataTAAGGATGAGATGGTGCTATCTTCGGGAGGACAGGGCAGCTTGAAGACTGACGGAATATGGCACAAATTCAGGCCTGCAGAACTTTGAATACCTGACTGGAGAAAATGTTTGTTCTGTTTATCTCTTTTGTAGGGAACAGTCCTACCCTGTCGGGGATAGACTGAATGACTTGTTCAGtatttttagttttacatttGATGAGTATGTGACCATGTAGGCAAAAGCACTTAGCTATCATTAACTCTAGGTATTTCCAATTGCTGGTCTTTTATAAGTGTTGTGTGTTTGAGTCCAACTGATTACACTTCTAAACCAACCTTTGTGCAGAGAAAGCACATGCTTGTAGTTAGAACCTTTGCCTCTTACATGGGGATGATTATTTCTGTTTAAcaacttaattattttttgcaCAATGTCCAAGATATGGTGGAAGCCTCACTTGCTTGCAGCGCAAAcaaatggattattttttttaacatagaaacattctcttttctcctttggctGTGAAGTTCTGTCTGTGAACAATTGAATACCTCAAGTGAAATAGGAGCTGTAAGCTCCCTTTTTTACAGAAGGCAACTCTTACGCAATGATAGGATCTTCAGGACCATGTTGTTGAACCCCTAGTGTGTACCAATGACCTTGGGGGGATGCATAGACAGGGTTGTTTTTAACCTTAATAGCTATTGGTTGATTTTCATATGTATTAGAAAGAAACTGTTTTTATGTTCATGCTAGCGATATAAAGTTTcctcttaaaataaatgtaaatgaaaacagttaatttaaagaaaaatattaagtaaataacaaTACAAGTAGAATTCTGATGTGGCTTAAAATCTTGAAGATGCTATGAGAATGATTGACTTTTGGCAAACACTTCCATAAAGGAATTCAGACTCAAAAATAGCTCTGTGTTCAGAGACcgagggggtggtggtggtgttagTTGTGGTTCTCTAGGGATAGAGGGAACAATCTAGTACTTTTTCACTGTTTACCAACAAAACATCTGTTATTGAAGTCATTTTTGGGCTCAGTGATGTCTCCTGATGCTGCCTTGATCTAGAAGGAGATCTTTGGTCTGTAGCGCCCATTCTTCCAtaagtcttttctgttttttcagatGAAGGTAACAGGTGTAGGTGGTTTAAAGGCTTCCTTAAAATAATAGGAGTAAAATGTTCCTGATGTTGGAAAAGGTCAGGGAGCAGCTTAACAAAACACTTTATGTCCTCTAATCATGGAAGCATGACAGCTCTAAAATTTGCAAGCCGGCAATAAAACGAAGCTTATCGTAGTTTCATTGATCTGCACTAATTGTAAAATATGAGTATATCAGAAGTCAAAGCTGTTAGCTTAAGACTTGCTTTCATCTTGACAAGTCCTTTTTGTATTAATAACAGTCACAAACTATACTTTGGTCTGTTCCGAGATTTTCACTCTATCTCCCCCAaccctttttcccttcttttttatttccttcttcaagGTGAGGCAATGGAACAGGGTTTACGAGACTGCTGTCGATCCATACGAATAGGAAAGATCCTGATTCAGAGTGATGAGGAGACACAAAGAGCCAAAGTATATTATGCCAAGTTCCCACCAGACATTTACAGGAGAAAAGTCCTTCTGATGTATCCAATTCTCAGTGAGTGGCTTGAGTTTAATTTGCAACATTTGGTTGGGGTTTAAATTCAACGTAACGCCTGCCTTCTAGGTACCCTTATATAAAGGCAAAAACTGTTTCTAAATGTGTTTTTCTCAGTTGGATTTGCAGTTGCCCTTGGCAGTTCACAGGAGAATTTTTATTGTGTAATAAGAGAATATACGTTATTAGCTCCAAAGAGCTTCTGTCTTAAAATGAACACATTGAAGCAAAGGATCTAATGAGGCAAAATATTAGAACtcagaaaatatattgaaatatgtcCTCTTTCTAACCCAATGACcatagcaatgatttttttcgAGGATTTATCCTCTCTGGaggtaatatttttttttctcctattctattctgtttcctAAGCTTACTCAGATCGCACCCCAGCGTTGGGGTGGATGGTGGGTATTAAATTTGAAATCTCCAATACTGAATGAATGTAGGGCTTGTCGtgcatttgaaaactgaaaagtgtAGCTGTCAtatccattattgaaaataaCATCATTGATAAAGAATAGGCACCTTCAAATGAAGCTTTGCCTGGTGGTGTCTTATGTTAGATTACTAAACTACCTTGACTTCAAAGAGACTTCAAAGACAGTTTGAGATAAATGTTAAAGTTTCTAATGCATTTGGTTCTCATTTGATTTCAGGCACTGGAAATACTGTCATTGAAGCTGTAAAGGTTCTTATAGAACATGGAGTTCAACCCAGTGTTATCATCCTACTGAGTCTGTTCTCCACTCCTCATGGTGAGTTCAGCATGAGACAGTAACTGGGGCTCCGGATGGTCGTGAGGCGGGTAAGTGTGCATCTGTCCAGCCTCTCATCCTAAGGAAAAGTTCATTTGCTTCAACATTAAATCTAAATCTAATTTTGGTAGTTATAACTTGTGTTTGTCATCTCTAACCTTAGTGATAATATTTTACACCATTCTAATGTTCAAATTCAAGTAGAAAAGTATGAACTAGCCCCATTGCAATTATTTTCCTGGTGGCCCTGTTTGGGTAGAGCCTGCAAATGGCTGACAGGTCCGTGTTTCTCCTTACTCCCCACATGAGCCTGCGAGCTCCTCCCAAACAGCAAGAAACTCGAGGTTCTAGCTGAAGTAGGCTTTGCAGTATGaagcaaagagcagaagttttttaaGTTAGACTTCTGCTCAAAGGGCATGGTGAGAGAACCGTGTGTTCTCCAGTTCCTGAGGGAGGTAAGCCTAATTTAAGACCCTATTTTTTTGCCATAAGATCTAGGACAATTGTGAAAgtatcttaagaaaataatcaaagatgAATATAGAAATTTAGCTGTTAGGATATTCACTGTAGAGTTATGTTTAGTGTAGGAAAAAATTTGGAAGTATGTAAATGATTTACAGtaagaaaatagttaaataaatatatagtcaaaggaTGTAATATTATGTAACTGTTAAatcatgttttgaaaaatatttaatgacataaaaTCTATGTGGTAAATGTAAAAGAGCAggataaaaaataacattagaatagtataaaatgttaaaaacaagttTAGATATGACTAATATAAATCAT
This DNA window, taken from Equus przewalskii isolate Varuska chromosome X, EquPr2, whole genome shotgun sequence, encodes the following:
- the UPRT gene encoding uracil phosphoribosyltransferase homolog isoform X3 codes for the protein MFSADRLIRLVVEEGLNQLPYKECMVTTPTGYKYDGVKFEKGNCGVSIMRSGEAMEQGLRDCCRSIRIGKILIQSDEETQRAKVYYAKFPPDIYRRKVLLMYPILSTGNTVIEAVKVLIEHGVQPSVIILLSLFSTPHGAKSIIQEFPEITILTTEVHPVAPTHFGQKYFGTD